The Streptomyces sp. Alt3 genome has a segment encoding these proteins:
- a CDS encoding molybdenum cofactor biosynthesis protein MoaE produces the protein MARTHDHPGEQAAQDPIRLLDIRDTPLSVDEIFRAVGDDAAGGMALFVGTVRNHDDGQDVGSLGYSCHPSAADELRRVAEKVVAEFPVRALAAVHRVGELGVGDLAVVVAVSCAHRGEAFDACRKLIDDLKHEVPIWKHQRFSDGTEEWVGAC, from the coding sequence ATGGCACGCACCCACGACCACCCCGGCGAGCAGGCGGCCCAGGACCCCATCCGGCTCCTGGACATCCGTGACACACCGCTCTCCGTCGACGAGATCTTCCGCGCGGTCGGGGACGACGCCGCGGGAGGCATGGCGCTCTTCGTCGGCACCGTGCGCAATCACGACGACGGTCAGGACGTCGGGTCCCTCGGCTATTCGTGCCATCCTTCGGCCGCCGACGAGCTCCGCCGGGTGGCCGAAAAGGTGGTGGCCGAGTTCCCGGTGCGGGCGCTGGCCGCCGTCCACCGGGTGGGTGAACTGGGTGTCGGCGATCTGGCGGTGGTCGTCGCCGTTTCCTGCGCCCATCGGGGTGAGGCCTTCGATGCATGCCGCAAGCTCATCGACGACCTCAAGCACGAGGTCCCGATCTGGAAGCACCAGCGTTTCTCCGACGGTACGGAGGAGTGGGTCGGCGCCTGCTGA
- a CDS encoding PPA1309 family protein, with translation MLGMPNVSPSGPPMAASPLTVAVLEIDAYAAGLGWDQPARLFALVDTARLRAHEPGLAAQLGLDDAASPTAALTPVEQEELPAGTALDEFLATIAWPDAVVGCAMTVERMMLPPSAEASVPDGLTDAQLTKWVGEHPDRQEVRMTVAVLRDGARDSAVRLREKDSPTEVLTGAGLVPGLAEALAATFES, from the coding sequence ATGTTGGGCATGCCCAACGTTTCCCCCTCAGGCCCCCCGATGGCCGCGAGCCCACTGACCGTCGCCGTCCTCGAAATCGACGCCTATGCCGCAGGTCTCGGCTGGGACCAGCCGGCCAGGCTGTTCGCCCTGGTCGACACCGCCCGGCTGCGGGCCCACGAGCCGGGCCTCGCCGCCCAGCTCGGCCTCGACGACGCCGCTTCCCCGACCGCCGCCCTGACCCCCGTGGAGCAGGAGGAGCTCCCCGCCGGCACCGCGCTGGACGAGTTCCTCGCCACGATCGCCTGGCCCGACGCCGTGGTCGGCTGTGCCATGACCGTGGAACGGATGATGCTGCCGCCCTCCGCGGAGGCGTCCGTGCCGGACGGTCTGACCGACGCCCAGCTGACCAAGTGGGTCGGCGAGCACCCCGACCGCCAGGAGGTGCGGATGACCGTGGCGGTGCTGCGGGACGGCGCACGGGACTCCGCCGTGCGACTGCGCGAGAAGGACTCCCCCACCGAGGTCCTGACCGGTGCGGGACTGGTCCCGGGGCTGGCCGAGGCACTCGCGGCGACCTTCGAGTCCTGA
- a CDS encoding YlbL family protein — translation MPRRTATMLASTLILIALLCAGVLIRVPYSEMSPGPTVNTLGDARGEPVLHISGHKTYPTSGNLNMTTVRVTGADYDMNIVEAVYGWLAHDSVVVPHDTLYPDGKTEEESTQENAEEFSQSQESAKVAALEELKIPVTSRVVVSTVVKDSAAEGVLHAGDVIKAVDGTAVEQPEDVAKLVTKHEPGEDVVFTVIPAKAAAAAEKAGKEPKGSHDVTLTTRKAPKDPANPSAEDRAIVGIQAGTDHTFPFEIDIKLADVGGPSAGLMFSLGIIDKLTPGKLTGGKFIAGTGTIDDDGKVGPIGGINMKLVGAREAGARYFLTPDDNCSAAASDTPNGLTLVRVKTLDDATKSLEKIRAGDTAGLPSCSTD, via the coding sequence ATGCCACGCCGCACCGCGACGATGCTCGCCTCCACGCTCATCCTGATCGCGCTGCTCTGCGCAGGCGTGCTGATCCGCGTGCCGTACTCGGAGATGTCCCCCGGCCCGACCGTGAACACGCTCGGCGACGCACGCGGTGAGCCGGTGCTGCACATCAGCGGGCACAAGACCTACCCGACGTCCGGGAACCTCAACATGACGACAGTCCGTGTCACCGGCGCGGACTACGACATGAACATCGTCGAGGCCGTCTACGGCTGGCTGGCCCACGACAGCGTCGTCGTGCCCCACGACACCCTCTATCCGGACGGCAAGACGGAGGAGGAGTCGACACAGGAGAACGCCGAGGAGTTCAGCCAGTCCCAGGAGAGCGCCAAGGTCGCCGCCCTGGAGGAGCTGAAGATCCCCGTCACCTCCCGTGTCGTGGTCTCCACGGTCGTCAAGGACAGCGCCGCCGAGGGCGTGCTGCACGCCGGCGACGTGATCAAGGCCGTCGACGGCACGGCGGTCGAGCAGCCGGAGGACGTCGCGAAGCTCGTCACGAAGCACGAGCCCGGCGAGGACGTCGTGTTCACGGTCATCCCCGCCAAGGCGGCGGCCGCCGCCGAGAAGGCGGGCAAGGAGCCCAAGGGCTCCCACGACGTCACCCTCACCACGCGCAAGGCGCCGAAGGACCCCGCGAACCCCTCGGCGGAGGACCGGGCGATCGTGGGGATCCAGGCGGGGACGGACCACACGTTCCCGTTCGAGATCGACATCAAGCTCGCCGACGTCGGCGGACCGAGCGCCGGGCTGATGTTCTCGCTGGGCATCATCGACAAGCTGACGCCCGGAAAGCTGACGGGCGGCAAGTTCATCGCGGGCACCGGCACCATCGACGACGACGGCAAGGTCGGCCCCATCGGCGGGATCAACATGAAGCTGGTCGGCGCGCGGGAAGCGGGCGCCCGGTACTTCCTGACCCCGGACGACAACTGCTCCGCCGCCGCGTCCGACACCCCGAACGGCCTCACCCTGGTGCGGGTGAAGACCCTCGACGACGCCACGAAGTCACTGGAGAAGATCCGCGCGGGGGACACGGCCGGCCTGCCGAGCTGCTCGACGGACTGA
- a CDS encoding UPF0182 family membrane protein yields the protein MPDRGGGPTGPRIRVGRPSRRVRTLLMTLGVLAVLAMAFVMFAGFWTDWLWYRSVAFSSVFTTTLWTKIGLFLVFGLLMAVAVGVNIWLAHRLRPPLSAMSLEQQSLDRYRMSVAPYKKWVLLAVTALVGLIAGASASGQWRTWLMYVNGVPFGQKDPQFKLDVSFYAFDLPWYRFMLGFGFAAVVLSLIAAALTHYLYGGLRITSPGARATGAATGHLSVLLGIFVSLKAVAYWLDRYGLAVKSSDFKATDNWTGLRYVDANAYLPAKTILFCIAVICAVLFFATLWRRTWQLPVIGFGLMVLSAILIGGLYPAIVQKFQVQPNEQAKEAAFIQKNIDATRDAYDIDDAEVDDYEGTSTTDDGTKLRANADAAASYRVMDPNVVSPAFQQIQQKRNYYQFPKTLDVDRYKGEDGKEQDTVIGLRELNLQGLPKRNWINDHFTYTHGYGAIAARGTTTGTNPAGSPDFTESGLPTTGDLGKYEQRIYYGEKTEQYSIVGGPQKELDYEEDGEKTTSYKGDSGVSLSNAFNRAAYAVSFSEPQILYSGAIGDGSRILYNRTPKERVEAVAPWLTIDGDAYPAVVDGRIQWIVDAYTTTNGYPYASRTTLGDTTADSLTTNQRAVVAQQNQVNYIRNSVKATVDAYDGKVKLYEWDTKDPVLKTWRKAFPGTVEPRADIPQELMDHLRYPQDLFKVQRELLTRYHVQNPAQFYSGSDAWQVPDDPTNKEPGSVPPYYLSMKMPGQDSQKFSLTTTFTPKGRPNLGAFMAVDADAASKDYGTIRLLRVTSTVKGPGQVQSELNGNDDVAEFVRNLKGTDSDIEYGNLLTVPLDGGFLYIEPVYTRGGTQNYPLLRKVAASYGSKIVFENSLGEALNAVFGVDGSDTTTPPTEPDEPPGDTTEPPATGDAALKKAIADAQKAYTAGEAALKEQDWEAYGKAQADLQKALERAAAAQPKSGGTSGAEDTEKPAGDDQGS from the coding sequence ATGCCGGACCGCGGCGGAGGCCCGACCGGGCCACGGATCAGAGTCGGCCGCCCGTCCCGGCGCGTCCGTACCCTGCTCATGACATTGGGAGTCCTGGCGGTCCTCGCCATGGCCTTCGTCATGTTCGCCGGGTTCTGGACGGACTGGCTCTGGTACAGGTCGGTAGCGTTTTCGTCCGTCTTCACCACCACCCTGTGGACCAAGATCGGGCTGTTCCTCGTCTTCGGACTGCTGATGGCCGTGGCCGTCGGCGTGAACATCTGGCTCGCGCACCGGCTCCGGCCGCCGCTGAGCGCGATGTCGCTGGAACAGCAGAGCCTGGACCGCTACCGGATGAGCGTCGCCCCGTACAAGAAGTGGGTGCTGCTCGCGGTCACCGCGCTCGTCGGGCTGATCGCCGGCGCCTCCGCGTCGGGCCAGTGGCGTACGTGGCTGATGTATGTCAACGGCGTGCCGTTCGGGCAGAAGGACCCCCAGTTCAAGCTGGACGTCTCCTTCTACGCCTTCGACCTGCCGTGGTACCGCTTCATGCTCGGGTTCGGCTTCGCCGCCGTGGTGCTGTCGCTGATCGCGGCGGCGCTGACCCACTACCTCTACGGCGGGCTGCGGATCACGAGCCCCGGTGCGCGCGCCACGGGCGCGGCCACCGGTCACCTCTCCGTGCTGCTCGGCATCTTCGTCTCGCTGAAGGCCGTGGCCTACTGGCTCGACCGATACGGCCTGGCCGTGAAGTCCAGTGACTTCAAGGCCACGGACAACTGGACGGGCCTGCGGTACGTCGACGCCAACGCCTATCTCCCGGCGAAGACCATCCTGTTCTGCATCGCCGTGATCTGCGCGGTGCTGTTCTTCGCGACCCTCTGGCGGCGCACCTGGCAGCTGCCGGTCATCGGCTTCGGCCTGATGGTCCTGTCGGCGATCCTGATCGGCGGCCTCTACCCGGCGATCGTCCAGAAGTTCCAGGTCCAGCCGAACGAGCAGGCCAAGGAAGCCGCGTTCATCCAGAAGAACATCGACGCGACACGGGACGCCTACGACATCGACGACGCCGAGGTCGACGACTACGAGGGCACCAGCACGACGGACGACGGCACGAAGCTGAGGGCGAACGCGGACGCCGCCGCCAGCTACCGCGTGATGGACCCGAACGTCGTCTCGCCGGCGTTCCAGCAGATCCAGCAGAAGAGGAACTACTACCAGTTCCCCAAGACCCTGGACGTCGACCGCTACAAGGGTGAGGACGGCAAGGAGCAGGACACCGTCATCGGCCTGCGCGAGCTGAACCTCCAGGGGCTTCCCAAGCGGAACTGGATCAACGACCACTTCACGTACACCCACGGCTACGGCGCGATCGCGGCCCGGGGCACCACGACGGGCACCAACCCGGCGGGCTCCCCGGACTTCACCGAGTCGGGCCTGCCCACCACCGGTGACCTGGGCAAGTACGAGCAGCGGATCTACTACGGCGAGAAGACCGAGCAGTACTCCATCGTCGGCGGGCCCCAGAAGGAGCTCGACTACGAGGAGGACGGCGAGAAGACCACCAGCTACAAGGGCGACAGCGGCGTCAGCCTCTCCAACGCCTTCAACAGGGCCGCCTACGCCGTGTCCTTCAGCGAGCCGCAGATCCTGTACTCCGGAGCCATCGGCGACGGTTCGCGGATCCTCTACAACCGCACGCCCAAGGAGCGGGTCGAGGCGGTCGCGCCCTGGCTGACCATCGACGGTGACGCCTATCCGGCGGTCGTCGACGGCCGGATCCAGTGGATCGTCGACGCGTACACCACGACCAACGGCTACCCGTACGCCTCGCGGACGACGCTCGGTGACACCACTGCCGACTCGCTGACCACCAACCAGCGTGCGGTCGTGGCCCAGCAGAACCAGGTCAACTACATCCGCAACTCGGTGAAGGCCACCGTCGACGCCTACGACGGCAAGGTCAAGCTCTACGAGTGGGACACCAAGGACCCGGTGCTCAAGACCTGGCGCAAGGCGTTCCCCGGCACGGTGGAGCCCCGGGCGGACATCCCGCAGGAGCTCATGGACCACCTGCGGTACCCGCAGGACCTGTTCAAGGTCCAGCGGGAGCTGCTGACGCGGTACCACGTCCAGAACCCGGCGCAGTTCTACAGCGGCAGTGACGCCTGGCAGGTGCCGGACGACCCGACGAACAAGGAACCCGGGTCCGTCCCGCCGTACTACCTGAGCATGAAGATGCCGGGCCAGGACAGCCAGAAGTTCTCGCTGACCACGACCTTCACACCGAAGGGACGTCCCAACCTCGGGGCGTTCATGGCGGTGGACGCGGACGCGGCCAGCAAGGACTACGGCACGATCAGACTGCTGAGAGTCACCAGTACGGTCAAGGGACCGGGCCAGGTGCAGAGTGAGCTCAACGGCAACGACGACGTCGCCGAGTTCGTGAGAAACCTCAAGGGCACGGACTCGGACATCGAGTACGGCAACCTGCTGACCGTGCCGCTCGACGGGGGCTTCCTCTACATCGAGCCGGTCTACACGCGCGGTGGCACGCAGAACTATCCGCTGCTGCGCAAGGTGGCCGCCTCGTACGGGTCGAAGATCGTCTTCGAGAACAGTCTCGGGGAGGCGCTCAACGCCGTCTTCGGGGTCGACGGCTCCGACACGACGACGCCGCCGACGGAGCCGGACGAGCCACCGGGTGACACCACGGAGCCGCCGGCCACCGGGGACGCCGCTCTGAAGAAGGCGATCGCGGACGCCCAGAAGGCGTACACGGCAGGCGAGGCGGCCCTCAAGGAGCAGGACTGGGAGGCCTACGGCAAGGCCCAGGCCGACCTGCAGAAGGCACTGGAGCGGGCCGCTGCGGCTCAGCCGAAGTCGGGCGGCACCTCGGGCGCCGAAGACACCGAGAAGCCGGCAGGCGACGACCAGGGCAGCTGA